One region of Triticum aestivum cultivar Chinese Spring chromosome 6B, IWGSC CS RefSeq v2.1, whole genome shotgun sequence genomic DNA includes:
- the LOC123133150 gene encoding protein Rf1, mitochondrial has translation MSRRFVPVDRRILERNIKARYHAGDIGTEDALNLFDELIQVAGPSSVRAINCLLTVVGSDCPALGVSLFNRVARTKVPPHNVTYGILVDCCCRAGRLDLGHAAMGHVIKLGFTAEAIVNFSHLLKAICAEKKTSYAMDIVLRIMPEFNCVPNIFSYNILFKGLCNEKRSQEALELIQIMVEDGGCCRPDVVTYSTVIDGLLKEGEVDQAYRLFSEMLRQGVSPNIVTCNSIISGMCKLHAMDKAEEVLQQMLDRRILPDVTTYTSLIHGYYSLGQCEEVDRVFKEMPRNGVQPNIITYSIQMDYLCKNGRCTEARKIFDSMISLG, from the coding sequence ATGAGCCGCCGCTTTGTCCCCGTCGACAGACGCATCTTGGAGCGGAACATCAAGGCTCGGTACCACGCCGGAGACATTGGCACCGAGGACGCACTCAACCTGTTCGACGAATTGATCCAGGTTGCTGGGCCTTCCTCGGTCCGCGCCATTAACTGCCTCCTCACCGTGGTTGGCTCTGATTGCCCTGCGCTCGGCGTCTCCCTCTTCAACCGCGTCGCAAGAACCAAGGTGCCTCCCCACAATGTCACCTATGGCATTCTAGTTGACTGCTGCTGCCGTGCTGGCCGCCTGGACCTTGGACACGCTGCCATGGGACACGTCATTAAGTTGGGATTTACAGCAGAAGCTATCGTCAATTTCAGCCACCTACTCAAGGCCATCTGTGCGGAGAAGAAGACCAGTTATGCAATGGACATTGTACTCCGGATAATGCCCGAGTTTAACTGTGTTCCGAACATTTTCTCGTATAACATTCTTTTCAAGGGTCTCTGCAACGAGAAGAGAAGCCAAGAGGCTCTCGAGCTGATTCAAATTATGGTTGAGGATGGAGGTTGCTGCCGACCTGATGTGGTGACCTATAGCACTGTAATTGATGGCTTGTTGAAAGAGGGTGAGGTGGACCAAGCTTACAGGCTATTTTCTGAAATGCTGCGTCAGGGGGTATCACCGAATATTGTGACCTGTAATTCAATCATCTCTGGCATGTGCAAGCTTCACGCGATGGACAAGGCTGAGGAGGTTCTTCAACAGATGCTTGATAGACGAATTCTGCCAGATGTTACCACATATACTAGTCTAATACATGGATATTATTCATTAGGACAGTGCGAGGAGGTGGATCGGGTTTTCAAAGAAATGCCTAGAAATGGTGTTCAACCAAATATTATAACTTATAGTATACAGATGGATTATCTTTGCAAGAATGGAAGATGCACAGAAGCTAGGAAGATTTTTGATTCCATGATCAGTTTGGGCTAA